In the Sphingobacterium sp. PCS056 genome, GTAGAAGCAACTCAAGAAATTCGTCTGCTTGAAGGTTACCAAGATATTCCTATTATCGGGATTACAGCGGGTAACATTCGTGGTGAAAGAGAAAGATGCCTAGAAGCGGGAATGTCAGATTTTCTTCCGAAACCTTTACGACAACAAGAGCTGTATGCTGTGCTGCAGAATTTTATTGAAACTACGCCCATTGAGGATCAAAGCGACATGGGCATGGATGGACGAGTAGATATCCAGGCACTGACTGAGCGGATCGACGACGATCCTAGCTTTAAATCTTTCTTTCTTAATCTGGTGATCAAAGAGCTGCAGCAGGCAACGACGCAACTCAAAAGCGCCAGAGCAGCTGATGACAGTCAACATATGCGTATTGTGCTGCATAAATTGAGGGGCACGACTTCTACCGCGGGTCTAATCAAACTGGCCAAGCTAACGGCCGATATGGAAAAAGAATTGACATCGATCGCACAATCCCTGCCTTTGTTGGATCAGATCGAGCGAGAAATTGAAATTGGAATATATTTAATAACTAAACTTTTAAACGAGCAATAGTATGTTGATTTTAATTGCTGAAGATGACGAATTGATCTTGCGCACGATCGAACATAAACTGGTAAAAGAGGGCCATACTGTTATTTTGACACGAAATGGTAAGGAGGCAATCGAAAAATTACAAGAGCTGGATATTGATCTTGTGGTGACCGATATCATGATGCCTTTTGCCTCTGGAATAGAAATTCTTTCGGCGATCCGATCATTTGGCAAAAAAACTCCTGTCATCGTGCTTTCGAGCATGGGGCAGGAAGAAGTCGTGATCGATGCGTTTGATCTGGGAGCTGCGGATTTTATGGTCAAGCCTTTCAGTCCAAACGAGCTGCTTTTGCGTATCAAACGTTTAAAAAGTTAATCTATACAGATAGGCCATGGTACACCAAATCACCTTAAATGAACTTGTTATCGCGATTATAATCGTCTTTATGATGGTTATGGTCATGATCATCGCGGTACTTTTATATAGTTTATATCAGTATCGGATATTGCACAATAGGCAGATTTGGACCCGTATCATTGAAAACAAGATTATCGAATCGATTGTTGGTGGTCATCAAGCGATAGCAGATGATCAATCTTTCAATAGCAATCTCCGAAAATATGCTTTTCGTGACCTTTTCTTAGGCTTATTGGTCACTTCTGAACGAAAATTTTCTGGTGCTGCCCGTCAGGAGATCAGCTTTCTCTTTCACCAGTATCACTTAGAAAAGGAGGCCTGGAAAAATCTTAAAAAGAAAAAAAACTACCTTGTGGTAGCGGGTATTCAAGAGCTTTCGGCGATGGGTGTAACACGTGCGCTCTCTGTATTTACATCATTGCTCAAACATTCGGATCGGCTTATCTATCAAGAAGCACAATATGCGGTCCTCACGTTTAAGGGATTTGAGGGCTTATCTTTTTTAAATACGCTGCATTCACCACTTTCTGACTGGCAGCAACTGCGTTTGCTACATTCGATAACGGAAATACCGGATTCACATGACCTGAGTCCCGCCTTATGGTTGGAGAGTAGCAATATCACAGTGATTGTTTTCACCTTTCGCTTGATACGGAAATTTCAGCTGCTCACTTTTTACAATGCAGTTTTGAAACTGTTAGATCATGATCATGTGCATGTTAGGAGGGAAGCCGTCAGAACACTGGAGTCATTGGAAAATGATGATACCGCCCATCAGTTGACAACATCATTCCCGCAGCAGCCGCTACCGGTACAGCTGGAGATATTAAAGGCATTGAAAATATCTAAAAGTATGGAGTGTCTGGCATTTCTGAAGCAGCAGTTTTTGGAACATCCGGATAATGCCATCAAAATCGCTGCTGCTGAAGTGATGGTCTGCCTGGGTCAAGAGCAGTACCTCACGGATATGGCTCTGGACAGTAACACGGCCTTGCGTTTTAAACAGATTGTCAACCATGCTTTGCAGAAAAAGATATGTTAGAATTTGCTCATATTGTCTATGAAGTCGTCATCTGGATATTTTTGGTGTATTCAGCGGCTATATTTTTGATTTATAGCTGGATAGGATTGTATGCTTATGGAGCAGTATCCCGATATAAAAACGATAATACGTTTACCGACTATAATTTGATTGCCACCAATGCCAATGCGCCTAATTTTAGCGTGATCGCACCCGCCTACAATGAAGGCATGACCGTGGTTGAAAATGTACGTTCGCTCCTGTCTCTATATTACCACAATCTGGAAATTATCATCGTCAATGATGGGAGCCGGGACGACTCGATGGACAAGCTCATCGCGGCATATGAGCTTGAATCGGTTCCTTTTTTTATACAGGGAAATATCGAAACCAAGGCCATAAAAGGCATCTACAAAAGTAAAAATTCGGCTTTTAAAAAGCTGATCGTGGTAGATAAGGAAAATGGCGGTAAGGCCGATGCGCTCAATGTTGGGGTCAATATATCATCTGGGGATTATATCGTCTGTATCGATGTCGATTGTATCTTAGAACAGGACGCATTATTGAAGCTGGCAAAGCCATTTTTGGAACAAACCGATAAACGTGTCATCGCTTGTGGAGGTGTGATTCGTCTGGCCAATAATTGCAAAATCGAAAATGGCAAAGTCGTCGATATCAATTTACCGCAGTCATGGCTTGGACGTACCCAAGCGCTAGAATATATCAGAGCCTTTGTTTTGGGCAGAATGGCCTGGTCCAGGGCGTCAGGTCTTATCTTGATCTCAGGAGCATTTGGAGCCTTTGATAAACAGATCGTGCTTGCTTGCGGTGGATATGATAGCCAGACCGTTGGTGAAGACATCGAGCTCGTCGTGCGCATGCGCCGATATATGGAAGAAGAAAAACTTCCTTATGAAGTTGTCAATATTCCCGATCCGCTCTGTTGGACAGAGGTGCCGGAGTCCAAAGAGGTCTTGAAAAAACAGCGCAATCGCTGGATGCGAGGTACGATGGAGACCTTATGGAAGCACCGCAAACTCATGTTTAATCCCAAATATGGAAAACTCGGGATGCTCAGTATTCCCTATTGGTTTTTCTTTGAGTTTCTAGGTCCTCTGATCGAATTTTTTGGCTATATCGTCTTTATTGTTTTCTTTTTTTTGGGCATCATTAATTGGACTTTTTTCTTTGCCCTATTTGCCCTGGTTATTTCCTCTGGTATCTTGTACTCGATATATGCGATATTAGTTGACTTGGTCAGTCACCAAGTTTACAGCAAGAAACAGGATCTTTCGAAATTAATTACAACGGCTATTTTAGAGCCATTTTACTTTCATCCCCTCATTGTCTGTGCCGCTGTGCGCGGTTCATTGGATTATTTTCGAAAGCAGCATAGTTGGGGAGATATGAAGCGCCAGGGTTTTCAACAGGCAGCACCTGATGCATCTTTTCTAAAGCGCGTAGGTATGCAGCTCGTGATAGGATTGAAAAATTATGGAATCATTGCACTTGTATTTTTAGGGCTGTTCCTGTTTTCGGTCGGTGTCGAATGGTGGTGGTATGGTAGACAGTTTGCACAATTAAATCATCATCCAGGTATCGTCCAACTTGTATTGGACAACCTGGCTTTGGCTTTTGAGGTATTGGCTGTGGGTGGTCTGATCTATCTGATCCTGCAGTTTGTCAGTATCCCCTTGGCTAGGTTGCAAGCGCATCTACTCCTGACATTGGTCGTCGTGATGCAATATGTCTTGTTTCTTTACTTTGCAGAATCTCGCAATTTGCTTGGAGCTGATCTATTTTATTACAATACCGCCGATCTGATGCAGATCTTACAAGCGAGCGGTATGTTGAGCATCACCAATGTCGCCTTACTGATTTTATTGGTAGTAGGTACCTATATTACTTTTTGGCTAGCGTCAAGAAAACCGCTGAAGACGATTTATGTCAGTATCACTGTATTTATACTGGGGCTGGCGGCAAGTGGTTTACCGCTCGATTATTTTAAGCGTTTTTCAGCAGGTGGAGATGAGTTTGTCCAAAATTCGGTGCGAAGTAAATGGCGTTATTTTTTAAAGTCAAATGTGACCAACTATCTCGATGAGCATCCGGGCATGCTGGCTTTTGGTGCCCAAGATGATGCTGTAGGAAGCAATGAAAGTTTTCCTTTTCTCCATGATGAGGATACCAAAGATATGTTGGGTCCTTATTTTGAAAAAGCAGCAGCAGCACCCAATCTCGTCATCATCATCGTCGAGGGGTTGGGGCATTCTTACAGTTCTCCGGCTGGATATATTGGAAATTTTACGCCTTTTATTGATGATCTGAAAAAGAGTTCGTTGTATTGGGATAATAATCTAAGCTCTTCAGGACGGACTTTTTCGGTCCTTTCGACCTTAACGGGCTCATTGCCCTTTGCTTCTCATGGCTTCTTAGAACAAGATACCTTGCCCAAGCATTTCAGTCTATTTAATATCTTACAGGCCAATGATTTTAACACCGGTTTTTTCTATGGTGGCGATGCTCATTTTGATTTCATGCAAAAATACATGGACAGTAATCAGATCGATACCTTAATTGATCAAAAAGCATTTCGTGCCCCTTACAAAAAACTTCCGGAGAAAGGGGGTGAAAGCTGGGGATATGAAGATCAGGCCGTCTTTAATAAATTGTTGGAAGTACAGCAGGTGCAGTCAAAACCCTATTTTCATGTCCTGTTGACCTTATCAACGCACAATCCATTTTTGATCAATAATGCTGCTTACTATGAACAGCTTTTTGATCAGCGAATGGCGACACAAACACTCACGGCAGATCAACGAAAGTGGGCATTGGAAAATCGAACCCAATTGGTTTCTGTTTTAAATCTGGATGATGCCATGAGTCAATTTTTTAAAGCTTATCAGCGAAGAGCTGATTACGGCAATACCATCTTTGTGATTACGGGTGACCATGCCATGCCCGAGATTCCATTGGAGAGCAAGATCGATCGTTATCATGTTCCCCTGATCATTTATTCACCTTTGCTAAAAGCGGGCCATACCTTTCATAATAAGGTGAGTCACTTTGATGTCACACCATCACTGCTAGCCTACTACAGAGAAAACTATGGAGTTCATACTCCTAAGCAGGTCACGTGGATAGGAAAGGGTTTAGAGATCGGCACCTCTGCTAAAAGTAACGGTGCTGCGATGATGCAGAGCAAAAATCAATTGATAGACTTTGTCTATGGCGACTACCATCTGTCAGATGGACAGTTGTATCAATTGGATGCGCATATGAATGAGGAACCTATTGTGGATGAGTCTTCAAGAGAACTGCTTTCTAAGCGCTTTAATACTTTTAAAAATAACAATAAAAGATTTTATACCAGCAAACAATTGTTTCCCGATAGTATTTATACGAATTATTTCAAACAAGCGATATCAAAACCTTAAAAGGTTTTGATATAGCCCAATGTGACGTCGATTTGATTGCCTTTCTCACCTAATCTAAATTCTTGATTGTAGTAGGTTGAAGAAATGGAAAAGAGATTGGTCCGATTGATGGAGAAGTTATATTCGGCACCGACTTTAAACGTTTTCAATTTGTAATTAGAAATTTCCAAAAGATTATTTCTGTTTTCTTCAGGGCTTAGACCCGTGCCGATAATAAATCCCAAATAGTCATTTGCCCCTTTGGTATAGTAACGTACTGTACCTGCATAGGATTGCGAGATATTCTGGTGACTAGGAGTCAAATAGGTCTTTAAATTGAACCAAAAGTTTTGATAGTATTTGCCTATAGATGCTGTATACATCCAGATATTGTCTGTAAAGTAAAGCTGTCTGTACCCAATCTCGCCTTCAAAACTATGGGGTAGGTTGGCGTATAAAGATACGCCAGTTCTATATTTTGGAAATATGCCTACGTTATTTGAATATCCACCTGCCACATAGAGGTAAAACATCTTGGACAATCTGGGATACGCTTCTACTTCAAACTGAACCCCATTTTCAGCAAATTTATTGGCATAGTTAGTTCTGAAAATAACAGAACCCAACGGCGTTGCTCTTTTATAACTCAGCGCTACGATGTGCCAGTCATGATCAAACTGTTTGTCAAAGTGGACAAAATTATAATTGAGGCCTATGGCATTCTTAGCGGTGTACTCTTGTATATTTTTGGCCAGTGCTCTTGCCTCAGCATGCTTAGGATTTAATTGTAACAACTGGTTTACTGATTGTTCGGCACTTGCATAGGCATTGTTGCTGTAGGCTACTTTTGCCTTTAACAGAAGCAGGTCCTGTGAAGTCGGATGAAAGGAAAGACCTTGGTCGATCAGTTCAATAGCTTGTGCAGGTTGATCATTCCAATAGACAAACGATGCATACGCCAAGTAGAAATCTTCATCTTGAACATGGGATCTATGGAGCTGTTCAAATACAGACCGAGCTGAATCGGTTTGATCAGACCAGGTGTAAAGCCGTCCTAAAAAAATCCGTATATCGGTATAATCTGGAGCCTGCTGTAATGCCTGCTTACTGATTTTTATGGCCTCGGCATAATTTTTTTGATCAAAGGCAACGGTACGAGCTTTTACAAAAAGTTCATCTGCGGTTAGTGTTTTTTCCTGACAAAAGCTTGATAATGGTCCCATCAGTAAGCCAAATAACATGTAAACAAGTTTATTCATCTTAAATCAAATTTTTTAGATATTAGGATAGATATATTTAATAACTAAAGTTAGTAAAATTTGTTTATCAATTTATCAATACTTGCTCCTTATGCACGAGGATTCTGTTATTTTAATACGGTTAGGTTAAGGCCTGCTCACTAATCTGATTTCGAGTATTTTATGGCTCTTAGCTGAGCCTGATCCAGCCACCTTAATCTTTAATTCGCTGGCTGTTAATAGCTTCTGTGCCAGTGTAAATCGCACCGTCTTAATACCTGGTGTGCCAGCTTCTGTTGACAATGTGCCTGTTTGCGTATCGTTGACCCATATCTCCGTTGCTCGTGCTGCTTGTTCATCCACATATTTGATATAGATATCAGCTGTCTGGTTACGCTCTTTTTTCATCATGTAACTAAACCAGCCCTCCGCTTCACGCCAACGGGTATCGTCAAATACGCCCGCAACACTGTTTTGTTGTTGAATAAAATGATCGGACTCAGGTTGTTGCTCTCCACAGACGACCTTATCTAGGGTCAAAGCATCTAATTTTAAACTTTCCAGCTCGTCACGTTCCATTTTTTCCTGTAATTCGGCCAGTTCTTTTTCGGTTGCCTGTGGCCAATAAATGATATAGCGGCTATCGTGTATTTTGTAAAAGGGTTCAAGTTCCATGCTGATGTGCTCTTTTCCTAATCGCAGTCCTGCTAATGAAAAGTGCAAAGGCTTTGCAGCAATAGGTTTAACCAGGTTCGGGATCTCGGATGGATCAGTTGTTAAGATCGGTAAATCGGAAGACGGTATCTGCCTGCCTTTGGCGACATGGCCCATTCGGCTGTCGTCAGCACGTAAATCGGGTAATATTTCCGTAGCTACACGTGCGCCCAATACAATAGGACCATAGAGCAGGCTATAATAATTGCTCCGATCCGGCAGCTGTTCGGTACGGATAGCCATAGGAAGCTCAATATCTACGCGATCACCTTTTTTCCATTTACGTTTGATCGATAGCATATCTTGATCCTGTTCTGTGATCTGATACACCTGACCATTGATCCGTACTGTTGGAGCCTCCTTTAACCAGATCGGTTTCCGTATGTGCAATGTAAAAGTCGATGTTTTTTGTTTAGGATGGATAATAAGGCGTGTACTGGCTTGTTCTGGATAATTATTTTCCTGTACCACTTCGACTCCTTGCTCACGCCAGTTTAATCGGGAGGGGATAAAGAGATTGACATAGAGCTGATCATCTTGGTGTGCATAGATCATTTCACCATATTTAGCATGGTTTTCTATGCCCGATCCCACACAGCACCACATGCTGGTATGCGGCTGCGAATATACCCTGTAATGTCCTGGACGAATTTGTGTAAAGTAAACAAAACCTCCATGCTCTGGATGTTGGCTGGATAAGATATGATTATATAAGCTTCGCTCGTAATAATCGAGGTATTTGCCTTGCGGATCTGTTTGGTGAAGCATTTTTGTCAACCGGAGCATATTGTAGGTATTGCAGGTTTCGGGTCCTTCAATGCTGTGGACCATTTTGGAAAAATCATCCGTCGGGTTAAAATGTTCACTGACACTGTTACCACCGATGGAGATCGAACGTTTGGATACAACAAGTTCCCAAAAGTAGCGCGCAGCATCTTCCCAAGTTTCATCCTGTGCTATATCTGCGATCCTTTTAAACCCCAGCACTTTTGGAATTTGGGTGTTGGCATGCTTGCCGGTCAATTGATCTTGATGTTGGATCAACGGGGTCAAGATCTCCTGATGGCTGAACTTGCGGGCTAGTGTCAGATAAGCTGGATTTTGCGTGATGGCAGCCACATCGGCAAATGTTTCGTTCAGTCCGCCATGTTCACTCCGCAACATATCCTGAATCTGCTTATCCGACAACTGCTGGACAAGCCTAATCGCCCAGTCTGTCATTTTGATCAGCATATCTTTAGCCTCTTTATTGCCGGTTAACAAGTAAGCATCACGTAAGCCTGCATAAGTCTTATGAATATTGTATAAGGGCACCCATTTGCCGTTTAAGTTGAAACCGCCGGCTTGAATATTTCCCTGCCTAATTTCTTCCCAGATCACCTGACCTCCAGGTACTCCACCAATGTATCCATTTCCATTTGCATCTTGACATTGTTTGAGGGTAGACAACATGTAATCCAATCTTCTTTTGATCTGTAAATCACCTGTAGACGCATACATATGAGCCAAGGCAGAAATATAGTGTCCACCGATATGACCGTCCAGTCCTGTATTTTCCCAATTGGTATAGGATTCTTTCTTTTGTGGTAGACCAGCTTCTCTAAGGAAAGGAGCCAGTAGACGATCTGCATCAAGTGTCAATAGATAAGTTAAATCCAGATCTTCAGCATGCTTGAAAGGTCCAGGGAGCAGACGTACATCTTTGAGATCAAAATAGGACAATACCGGTTTTGTCTGTGCTGATAATTCAGCAGTACAGATGACCATACAGGTGAGATAGGAAAGGATGCTCTTCAGCTTCATAACAATTCGGGTTTAGGTGATACCATTGGAGACAACGGTTTGCAGTAAATTAAATGTTATTTATACATTTATTTGATTAGAAAAAATAATTGGCTATGCTAACGTAGGTGTTACCATTAATCGTTAATAGACCAACTTGGCAAATAGCTTAAAAAAGACATGATTTTTTCTTTGTAGATATCTTTGTTCAAGCGGAAGTAGAAAGCTCCTTTTTTAGAGTTTTCTTTATCTTTTTCCTTGAGCTTAATGATCAGTTCTGAGGAAAGCAATTTACGGCTAAAATTTCGGGTATCGAGCTCGGTATCATATACGCCTTCGTAAAGGGATACAATCTGCGGAATCGTAAATTTCTCGGGCAAGAGTTCAAATAGAATAGGGTAAAGAGCTGCCTTGGCACGAAGTTCCCGTTTAGCTTTTTCAATCATCTGCTCGTGGTCAAAAATCAGTTGCGGCAGTTCTTTGAGCGGAAACCAACGTGCTTCAAATTCCTCACTGATGATATGTTTATATTGGTGGGTATCGATCAGCGCAAAATGTGCGATACTCACTACGCGTCCATATTTTTCACGGTTAGGATCTCCAAAGATACCACAGTCTTCCATATAGACATCTTCTAACCCTGTGAGCTTTTTTAATATGCGTGAAGCAGCCTGCTGGGGATTTTCATCGGGTTGAACAAATCCGCCCATTAAGCTCCATTTATTTCGTTCGGGCTCAAATCCTCGTTTTATCAGCAGAATTTCTAAAGATTCTCCATTAAATCCAAAAATAATACAGTCCACAGCTAATAATAAGCTTGGTTCGTTTTTGTAAAAATCCATCATTGATTACTCTCGTTTTATAATTAATTAGTGATACAAAATGTCTCGTATCTGTTACAATATCTAAAATGTTTCATAAAAAAACACATTTTTCTACCTATTTAATTGATTAGCTTATCAAAGCAGGTAACTATTTATTCCTATTGCAATACAAATCAACGAAAAAAAAATTAAAATTTCATTTTTTAAAAAAATAAATGTTAATTTGACATTAATTACTTTAAATACCGGATCGTATGATGGATTCAGAAAGGGGATTAAAGTATAACAGATTATAAATCAATATTATAAACCAAAACTACAAATAATGAGCAAAGCATATGTGATCGGCTTAGATTATGGAAGTGATTCCGTTCGATCGGTTTTAGTAGATGCAGCGAATGGCGAGGAGCTATCTAGTGCAGTGTTCTACTATCCGCGATGGAACAGTGGCAAATTTTGTGATCCGATGACTAACCAATTTAGACAGCACCCCTTAGACTATATCGAGGGTTTGGAATCTACCATTAAATCCTGCCTTGAAAAAGTGGGTAATCCTGATATTGCCAAAGCTGTGAAAGCGATTTCTGTTGATTCAACAGGATCTACACCAGTAGCTGTGGATGAACGCGGGGTACCGCTTGCTTTATCCGAACGCTTTGCTGACAATCCAAACGCGATGTTTGTGCTTTGGAAAGACCATACGGCAGTGAAGGAAGCTCAGGAGATCAATGATCATGCAAAAAAATACGATCCCGATTATTTAAAATATGTGGGCGGAATCTATTCTTCAGAATGGTTTTGGGCAAAATTGCTTCATGTACTGCGTAAAGATCAGGAGGTGCGCGATGCCCTCTATACTTGGGTCGAGCACTGTGATTATATCCCATTTTTACTAACGGGCGGTACGCATGCGCAAGATATTAAGCGTAGTGTCTGTGCTGCAGGACATAAGTCTTTGTGGGCAGCTGATTTTGGAGGTCTTCCGCCGAATCAATTTTTTGCTGAATTGGATCCGGTATTAGACGGCCTTGTGGATCGTTTATTTAGCAATACTTATACTTCTGCACAATCTGCTGGCACGCTCTCTGAAGAATGGGCAAACCGATTGGGGCTGTCTACTGATGTCGTGGTGGGTGTAGGTGCTTTCGACTGCCATATGGGAGCCGTAGGTGGACAGATCGAACCTTATTACTTAAGTAAAGTGATGGGAACTTCGACTTGTGATATGCTGGTGGCACCTCCTGATGAAGTGGGCGATACCTTGGTAAGAGGAATCTGTGGGCAGGTCGATGGGTCGATTATCCCAGGTATGATCGGTATGGAAGCGGGTCAATCTGCTTTTGGAGATGCTTATGCTTGGTTCAAGCAGGTGTTATCATGGCCTGTCACAAATCTGATCGGACAGTGTGAAGATATCTCTCCCGAAGATAAAGCGAAGATTGCAAACCTGATCGACACACAGTTGATCCCAGAATTAAGTAAGAAAGCAGCAGAACTGCCTGTGACCGAGTCTTCGGAATTGGCGATTGACTGGTTCAATGGACGTCGTACACCTGATGCCGATCAAACATTAAAGGGTGCTTTGTCTGGTCTTCATCTCGGAACTGATGCTGTGCGAATCTTTCGTTCTATTGTCGAAGCAACTTGCTTTGGAGCTAAAAGCATAGCCGATCGGTTTGTCGAGCAGGGTATTCCGGTAAAAGGATTGATCGGTCTTGGTGGCGTCGCTAAAAAATCTGCTTACATCATGCAGACAATGGCCGATGTGATGAATATGCCGATCCGCATCCATAAATCCGAACAGACCTGTGCTCTTGGAGCTGCCATGTTTGCGGCTACGGCGGCGGGTCTATATCCTAAGGTGGAAGATGCGATGGAAGCGATGGGACAGGGCTTCGAGAAAACGTACGAACCTCGTGCCGAAATGGTTGCCATCTATGCCAAACGATACGAACAGTATAAGCAACTGGGTGCATTTATCGAGCAAAACTAAGTGAGCGACTGTCTGAGGCATCGTCTCAGCGGTCTTTGCTGTCATTATAATTTTTAATTTTTTTTTGAAACTTTAGCATCATGAGTTATACATCCATAAAAGAAGAAGCCTATCAGTGCAACATGCAATTGCCGAAATTGGGATTGGTCCTTTTTACCTTTGGTAATGTAAGTGTCGCGGATCGTGATCAGGCTGTATTTGCCATTAAACCCAGCGGGGTTCCGTATGAGGAATTGACGCCGGATCATATGGTGATCGTTGATTTTGATGGTCAGGTCGTCGAAGGTAAACTGAGACCTTCGTCGGATACTAAGACCCACGCAGTCCTCTATAAACACTGGGAAGGGATCGGCGGTATCACACATACCCATTCGACATATGCCACAGCTTGGGCACAGAGCCAACGCGATATTCCTATTTTTGGAACGACCCATGCGGATCACCTGACCTCCGACATCCCGTGTGCCGCTCCGATGGATGATCATATGATCGCGGGCAACTATGAGTATGAAACCGGATTTCAAATTATGAATCATTTTAATAAACTTCAACTGGACTACAAGGAAGTCGAAATGATTCTAGTTGGTAACCATGCCCCATTTACCTGGGGAAAAACGGGAGCCAAATCGGTCTATAACAGTGCGGTATTGGAAACTGTCGCACAGATGGCACTCCTGACCGAGCAGATCAATCCCAAGGCGCCACGTCTAAAAGATGCTTTGATTAAAAAACATTACGAACGTAAGCACGGTGGTGCAGCGTACTATGGTCAAGAATAAATCATATCAATAATCAACTATAAACTAAATAAAATTGAAAGGAGATTGGATCTACAACCAATCCGATAAACGCTAAAATATGAATATCGATTTAAATAAATTGGAAGTTTGGTTCGTCACAGGGAGCCAGGATTTATATGGTGAAGAAACCTTAAAACAGGTTGCGCTACATGCTGAAGAAGTGGCACAGTATTTTTCTGCGCACAGCCAAATTCCTGTGCAGGTTGTCTACAAACCTATCGTGAAAAATGGTGAAGAAATCTACCATACGTTGACCGCAGCAAATGCTGCTGTGAATTGTATCGGGGTGGTCACTTGGATGCATACTTTTTCACCTGCTAAAATGTGGATCAGAGGATTGCAGGCTTTGCAGAAACCATTATTGCATCTGCATACGCAATACAATCGGGATATTCCATGGAGTACCATGGATATGGATTTTATGAACCTAAACCAAAGTGCGCACGGTGATCGTGAATTTGGTCATATTGTCACCCGTTTAAATATCGGCAGAAAAGTAGTGACTGGACATTGGCAGGATGAAGAAGTGATCGCGCGTATCCAAGTATGGGTACGCGCAGCAGCAGCTTGGCACGACTGGCAAGGCGCTAAATTTGTTCGTTTTGGCGATAATATGCGTTACGTCGCAGTTACCGATGGGGATAAAGTATCTGCAGAGACACAATTTGGTTTCTCTGTCAATACTTATGCTGTTGGTGATCTTGTTGCGATCGTCAATGCGGTCTCAGCATCACAAATCAATACTTTACTCGAGGAGTATGAGGCGACCTATGATCTGGCGCCCAATGTCATGGAGGGCGGAGAGCAACGTCAAAGTTTGGTGGAAGCAGCCCGTATCGAAATTGGATTAAGAACGTTTTTAGAAGCGGGGAACTATAAAGGTTTTACCGATACATTTGAAGATCTG is a window encoding:
- a CDS encoding response regulator transcription factor gives rise to the protein MLILIAEDDELILRTIEHKLVKEGHTVILTRNGKEAIEKLQELDIDLVVTDIMMPFASGIEILSAIRSFGKKTPVIVLSSMGQEEVVIDAFDLGAADFMVKPFSPNELLLRIKRLKS
- a CDS encoding sulfatase-like hydrolase/transferase, encoding MLEFAHIVYEVVIWIFLVYSAAIFLIYSWIGLYAYGAVSRYKNDNTFTDYNLIATNANAPNFSVIAPAYNEGMTVVENVRSLLSLYYHNLEIIIVNDGSRDDSMDKLIAAYELESVPFFIQGNIETKAIKGIYKSKNSAFKKLIVVDKENGGKADALNVGVNISSGDYIVCIDVDCILEQDALLKLAKPFLEQTDKRVIACGGVIRLANNCKIENGKVVDINLPQSWLGRTQALEYIRAFVLGRMAWSRASGLILISGAFGAFDKQIVLACGGYDSQTVGEDIELVVRMRRYMEEEKLPYEVVNIPDPLCWTEVPESKEVLKKQRNRWMRGTMETLWKHRKLMFNPKYGKLGMLSIPYWFFFEFLGPLIEFFGYIVFIVFFFLGIINWTFFFALFALVISSGILYSIYAILVDLVSHQVYSKKQDLSKLITTAILEPFYFHPLIVCAAVRGSLDYFRKQHSWGDMKRQGFQQAAPDASFLKRVGMQLVIGLKNYGIIALVFLGLFLFSVGVEWWWYGRQFAQLNHHPGIVQLVLDNLALAFEVLAVGGLIYLILQFVSIPLARLQAHLLLTLVVVMQYVLFLYFAESRNLLGADLFYYNTADLMQILQASGMLSITNVALLILLVVGTYITFWLASRKPLKTIYVSITVFILGLAASGLPLDYFKRFSAGGDEFVQNSVRSKWRYFLKSNVTNYLDEHPGMLAFGAQDDAVGSNESFPFLHDEDTKDMLGPYFEKAAAAPNLVIIIVEGLGHSYSSPAGYIGNFTPFIDDLKKSSLYWDNNLSSSGRTFSVLSTLTGSLPFASHGFLEQDTLPKHFSLFNILQANDFNTGFFYGGDAHFDFMQKYMDSNQIDTLIDQKAFRAPYKKLPEKGGESWGYEDQAVFNKLLEVQQVQSKPYFHVLLTLSTHNPFLINNAAYYEQLFDQRMATQTLTADQRKWALENRTQLVSVLNLDDAMSQFFKAYQRRADYGNTIFVITGDHAMPEIPLESKIDRYHVPLIIYSPLLKAGHTFHNKVSHFDVTPSLLAYYRENYGVHTPKQVTWIGKGLEIGTSAKSNGAAMMQSKNQLIDFVYGDYHLSDGQLYQLDAHMNEEPIVDESSRELLSKRFNTFKNNNKRFYTSKQLFPDSIYTNYFKQAISKP
- a CDS encoding HEAT repeat domain-containing protein, producing MVHQITLNELVIAIIIVFMMVMVMIIAVLLYSLYQYRILHNRQIWTRIIENKIIESIVGGHQAIADDQSFNSNLRKYAFRDLFLGLLVTSERKFSGAARQEISFLFHQYHLEKEAWKNLKKKKNYLVVAGIQELSAMGVTRALSVFTSLLKHSDRLIYQEAQYAVLTFKGFEGLSFLNTLHSPLSDWQQLRLLHSITEIPDSHDLSPALWLESSNITVIVFTFRLIRKFQLLTFYNAVLKLLDHDHVHVRREAVRTLESLENDDTAHQLTTSFPQQPLPVQLEILKALKISKSMECLAFLKQQFLEHPDNAIKIAAAEVMVCLGQEQYLTDMALDSNTALRFKQIVNHALQKKIC
- a CDS encoding YaiO family outer membrane beta-barrel protein codes for the protein MNKLVYMLFGLLMGPLSSFCQEKTLTADELFVKARTVAFDQKNYAEAIKISKQALQQAPDYTDIRIFLGRLYTWSDQTDSARSVFEQLHRSHVQDEDFYLAYASFVYWNDQPAQAIELIDQGLSFHPTSQDLLLLKAKVAYSNNAYASAEQSVNQLLQLNPKHAEARALAKNIQEYTAKNAIGLNYNFVHFDKQFDHDWHIVALSYKRATPLGSVIFRTNYANKFAENGVQFEVEAYPRLSKMFYLYVAGGYSNNVGIFPKYRTGVSLYANLPHSFEGEIGYRQLYFTDNIWMYTASIGKYYQNFWFNLKTYLTPSHQNISQSYAGTVRYYTKGANDYLGFIIGTGLSPEENRNNLLEISNYKLKTFKVGAEYNFSINRTNLFSISSTYYNQEFRLGEKGNQIDVTLGYIKTF